The region AAAAGGGAGAAGTAAAAACTCGAACATACATAACCACCACAGGCGGGAGCGCATCAGCTGTCGCCCATTTCATTGGTGGTGTCGGCGCCTTGCTATCGCACTTGGAATCATCATGGCGATGAATTATATCCCGGGTTTGATGGAGGATGTAAGAACCCATGATGGATTTGTCAAAATGGAGCTTTTCATAAAAGGGTGAAACGATGTTTCCGTAAATGCGACTAATGATAACAAAAGAGGAGATTGGGTTGAAAAAACGGCTTGTTTTCATTGCCGCCGTGTGGACTGTTTGGTTGGCAGGCTGTAACGGGCAAACTGACCGCTATGCCATTGAAGGGTATGTTGTGAGAAAAGAAGGGGGGAGCATCTTGGTTGTCAGTTCGGATCCGCAAGATTTTCGTTCCACAGGCGGGATTGAAGAGTTTTACAATGCTATCTTGGTTTCGAATGCACCAGCGCGAGTGAAGATCGGTCAGAAAGTTCGGGTCTGGATTGATGAAGGAATTGCTGAGTCGTATCCAGGCCAAGGAAAGGCTGGAAAAGTGTTGGTTGTGCCGAGCGCTCCGCGTGATGGGGCCAGCTTATTGGAGGAGGAAGTGATCCGCCAAGCGCTGAAAAAGGAGGCGATTGGTCTCCAGCACATGATTCCTGTGATTCGAGCGGTTCAGTATGACAAACAAGCGGACACTTGGACGCTTCGAGTGAAAGACGCCCATGGGCGAACGGAATTTGATGTTCGAATCAAGGATGGATAAAGATGAGAGGATTGCCATCGATATAGATGCAATTTGAAGTTTTACCATTTGCAGCTTTTATCGACTGTCGGGCGACCGAACAACGCCGCTTCCAGACCCATATATGGGCCTGTGAAGCAGGTGGTCGTTCGGTCCTCCGTCATGCTTTGGCGCGACGGGTCAAGCCTGTGGCTTGCCTTCGACAGTCGAAAATGGACAAACCGCTTTTCCGTCAAGGATATGTTAAACTTCTTCGTTGCATCTATAGAGTTATTCAGACAAAAATAGAACACAAGAGAACGCAAACGCAAGAGAAAGGTGCCCTTCCCCCTTTGATGGGGGGGTTCGGGGAAACATTGTTACGAAGACAACGCCGAGACAAGCGGACGGTCCGGCAAGTAGAGCTGGGCGTCGCCGCTTTGGCCTGCCGCGATCCAGTCGCGCAGGCATTTGGCGAGCGCCATGCTGTAAACGGCGCCGTTGTCTCCATAGGCGTAGACGAAATAGCAGTTTGGATATTCGTCGTATACTCCGATGATCGGCAGACCGTCGTGTGTGCCGGCGTAGTAGGCGCCTAAGTAAAATTCGGCTCGAACCGGGATCGTGGGGAAGCGTTGCTGAAACTCCGCGATCAACTGGTCGCGCTTATGAATGAGTTTGGCATCGCGCTCATCGGCATACGTTGTATCTTCATCCAATCCACCGATGATAATGCGGTTGTCAGCGGTCGTCCGCATGTAGATGTAAGGACGGGCCGTTTCCCAAATGAGTGTTCGGTTGTGCCAGCTTGAGAAATCCTCGACTTGGTTGGTAACCACGGCATAAGTGCTGCTCAGCACGGCGTTCGGATCTTTTTTGAAGTCCAATGTTTCGTAACCAGCCGCCACGATGACTGCTCTGGCGCGAATGACTGCGCCGGTTTTCGTATAAAAAACGGCTTGGTCTTTTTCGAGTTTTTTTCCATTGATTTCGGTTTGTTCGTAAATGGCGACCCCTCGGCGTTTGGCATATTCCAACAGGCCGATCGTCAGTTTGTATGGATTGACTTCGCTGTCTCCTTTCGTCAGTAGCGCCGCTGGCTTGCGGAACGGATAATGGCGGGCGATTTGTTCTTCCGGCCACCATTCGATAGCAAAGCCGTGTTTCTGGAGAGCGGCGTATTCTTTTTCCAATTTGCTTACATCTTCAGGAGAGCTGGCATAATACAAACTGTCGCGGGAGACAAATTCGCAATCGAGCGGCAGCTTTCGAGCGGCATCGGCGAGATCGCGGATGGCCTGTTCACAAAGTTTTACATGCCGCGCCGCGTACGTTTCGCCAAAGCTGTTGATCAGCTCGAAAAACATTTTTTCCCCCAAGTATTGGATCAGGGCCGTATTGACAGCTGTGCTCCCGTGTCCCGCTTTTCGCTTCTCGACGACCACGACGTCAAGATCGGTGTCGCTGAGGAAGTAGGCGCATTGGGCGCCCGAAGTACCAGCGCCGATAATAAGCACGTCGCAGTCGATGTCTTCCTCTAAGACCGGGTAGCTCGGCGGGTTGGTAAAAGTTGTTGGCCAGTAGAAGATTCCAGATTGCAAGTTCACGATCGTTCGTCTCCTTCCACTTCATCGTTCGTTTTTAGCATGACCGGAATCATTTGGTTTATTCGTCGGGAAGGAGGAGGGGAACCGCGCCAAACGTTTTTTCGACTTCATGGCTGGAGCAACGCAGCAAAGGGGGATAATCAGGTAAATCCGGGAAAACGCTTAGCCTTCCCGGATGTTATTAATGAACCTATGGATATTATAAACATAGTTCAAACGCTGTCAGGTTGTTGCTTTGATGAGGGGGGGATTTCTCTTGGATGATCCCCGCGATCCGTGTCCGAAAGGGATGTTTTTTCTTTGTTGCGCTGCACAGCCCGCCCCTTGTCTATTGTTTGTTCCCTACACCGATTGTCTTCGCTCTGTAGAATTATTGCGCGTGCCGCAGGCTGGCGATGGATGCCTCATGTTCAATCGAGCGTTTGGAGAGGATGGCCAAAATGTGTTCGTGGCGCTCTTGGTTGACTTCGATCTTTTTGACAATTTCATTGGTTTCCAGGACCGCCTGCCAAATAGGGGCAAGGTCGTCTTTGGTCGCCATCTTCGCTTGAATTTCGTTTACGTTGGATTGGAGTTCATTCACTTTGGACCGGAGTTCAGCCAGTTCCTCTTTGGTCGCCATCTTCGCTTGAATTTCGTTTACGTTAGATTGGAGTTCATTCACTTTGGACCGGAGTTCAGCCAGTTCCTCTTTGGTCGCCATCTTCGCTTGAATTTCGTTTACGTTGGATTGGAGTTCATTCACTTTGGACCGGAGTTCAGCCAGTTCCTCTTTGGTCGCCATCTTCGCTTGAATTTCATTTGTGTTGGACTGGAGCTCGTTCACGGTGAAGCGAAGTTCAGCGAGCTCGTCTTTGGTGGTCATTTTCGCTTCGATGTCGTTCACTTTGGACCGGAGTTCAGCGAGCTCGTCTTTGGTGGCCATTTTGGTTTTGATATCGTTGACCTCCGATGTCAAGGAGCCGACGCTCGAATGGAGTTGGTCGAGTCGATCCAAAATTTGGTTAAGCAATGCTTCCATCTGGATCATCCTTTCCAAGTGTGGATGGACGGTGATTCAAAACAGTGATTCATGGCTTTTGTTGCTTTCCTCACGCTGTCTGGACCCTGTTGGTGAAAGGTTTGCCAAAGGAGTTGATCATCCGTGGGCATGTGTGCAGCAGATCTGGGGACATCCGATTTCCATTTTAGCATAAATCGTATGGGGGAAGACAAGGGATTTTTTGAAGAAGATGAAAAAGGGCGGCAAGTTACAGCGCAGATGATTGTCTTGGGATGGTTGTCTGTGATATTTGGATTGAGCCAATCTTAGTAAAAAATGAATAGTGCTGTTTTTTTATCATTGTATTGACAAAGATATTCAATATCAATTATTATCTTTATTGATAAGGATTATCATTATTAAGATTTAAGGGGGAATATGTAACGTGTTGCAGAAAAAATGGACCTCTCTTCTTGCCATGCTGATGGCGTTGTTCGTGCTGCTTGGGCCGTTGGCTCAACCGGCTGCGCCTGTCGAGGCCGCATCCAAGACAAGGGTGTTTAAGACGGAGCTTGGCAAGCTGGTGATCAAAGGTACGCCGAAGCGGATTGTCACGTTAAGCATGGCGGGGACAGATGCGGTTGTCACGTTAGGCTTAAAGCCAGTGGGGTACACGATTTCCAATTCTGGAACAGTGCCTACATACTTGCGCAATAAACTAAAAGGGGTGCCAAGCGTTGGGGCGCTTAGCGCCCCGAGTTTAGAGAGAATCGCAGCGCTCAAACCGGATTTGATCATTATCGACCATGAATTTGAGTTCCATAAAGCGATGATCCCTCAGCTGAAAAAGATTGCGCCAGTAGCGGGATTTCGTGCGAACAGCTACAAAGAAGCCATGAATCAGCTTCTTGTATTGGGAGACATCTTAGGGCGGAAGGCGAAGGCAAAATCGTTTGTGAATCAGTTTTATAAAGAATTGAAATCGCAGCAGGCAAAATTAAAAGATAAAAATCTTCGTGTATTGGGCTTTTTCGTAAATAAAGATGGCATTAATGTATGGCAGGAAAACTCATTCTCCGGATCGATTTTTACTGCGCTTAAGGCTGATTATGCATTTAAGGAAAAAGGGGATGAATACTCCGACTTTAAAACAGTAAGTTTAGAAAGAATTTTAGAAATCGATCCAGACGTGCTGTTTGCCTATACGGATCCTGGGAAGAATGACCTGAAAAAAGTGAAAGCCAACCCAATTTGGTCCCAATTAAAAGCAGTGAAAAAGAAGCGGGTGGTGGAAGTCAATCGCGATCTTTGGTCTCGCAGCCGGGGACCGTTGGCGGCAAAATTGATTGTAAAAGAAGCGGCATCCATTTTAAAACGTTATCAGTAATAGGATGATGCCGCGAGAGGATGTCATCTTTGGCATACGGAAAAAGAGCGATATGGATCAGTTCGCTGTTAGTGTTGGGCATCATTTTGTTGATCATCGTTTCTTTAGTCTCTGGTCCGTTTTTCGTACCCGTTCGGGAAGTGATTGATGTGCTTTTGGAAGACGATGGATCCAAATCGCGAACAGTTGTTTGGGATTTGCGTTTTCCCCGTGCGCTTTTGGCGGTTTTGATCGGGGCGAATCTGGCGGTCGCTGGAGCGATGATGCAATGTTTAACGAAAAATCCAATGGCCGAGCCAAAAATCATGGGGGTGTCGGCCGGCGGAGCCGTGGTGGTTGTCATCATTGAATATTTTTTCGCCGGCCTTCCCCTCCTTTTCTTTTCCCCCCTTGTCTTTTTGGGGGCAGCGGTTGGAGGAGCACTCGTATATAGTTTGTCTCTGAAGAGAGGCGCCCTTTCTCCGGTGCGTTTAACCCTCGCCGGAGTGGCCGTCAGCGCATTTTTGCATGCGATCACCGTCGGAATTTTGGTCTTGCTTGGCCAGGATGCGGCTGCTGTATATGCATGGCTGGCCGGTGGGTTAAACGGTTTGACATGGCGCCATTTGTCGATGATCGCTCCATGGTCTCTTGCTTGCTTGCTCATTTCCATCATGATCGCTTCGAAAATGGATCTGTTGGAACTGGGCGACGATGCAGCCAAAGGTCTTGGTGTTCATGTGGGGATTCTCAAAACTGTCATGGCAGTCATTATTATTATTTTGGCTGGAAGTGCAGTGTCCGTATCCGGGGTAATCGGGTTTATTGGCTTGATTATTCCGCACATCGTCCGAAAAATGGTCGGCGTGAATTATAAGTATATTATTCCGGTTGGCGCCTTGTGCGGAGGAATGTTGCTTTTGACGGCTGATTTGCTTGCACGCTTGGTGGCGCAGCCGATTGAACTCCCTGTCGGAGTGTTTACAGCTGCCGTTGGTTGCCCATATTTTTTGTATTTGATTAGGAAGCAGGGCGAATGGAATGCGTAAGCGTTATGTAGGACTTGTGGCTTGTTTGGCATTGCTTCTTATCATCATTGTGCCATTAGGCGCTTGTTTTGGGGATGTGAAAATCCCTGTTTCGCAAGTATGGGAGGCATTTTTCAACCGAAAGTCTTCCCTGAATGGGGAAATCGTGTGGGAATATCGTTTGCCAAGGATATTGGTCGGGCTGTTTGTCGGCGCCAACCTCGCCGTATCCGGAGCGCTGTTGCAAGCAGTGACGCAAAACCCGCTTGCCGCTCCGAATGTCATTGGAATGACGGCTGGCGCTAGCTTATTTGCTGTGTTGGCGCTGCTGATCATCCCTCATTTTCCTATCAGCGGCCTACCGTTTGTCACCTTTTTCGGTGCTCTCGCTGCCGGCCTTTGCGTGTATGCGTTTGCTTGGAAGAAAGGGATGGATAAAGGACGGTTTGCTTTATCGGGAATTGCTTTTGATGCCTTGTTTCAGGCGGCTGTTGCGGGGATTTTGGTTTTTGCGACCAAAGGGATTGATGCCGCGGTCATTTGGTTGGCGGGGAGTTTATGGGGAAGGACGTGGGAACATGTTTTTCTCATCGCTCCTTGGTCAGTGGTTGGACTCGGACTCGCTTATCTTTGTTATCGCTGCATGAATGTTTTGCAGCTGCATGATGATGTAGCGGCGAGTTTGGGACTGCGTGTCCAAGCAGCTCGTTTCCTGATTTTTCTCATTGCGGTCGGCTTGTGTGGAAGCGCTGTAGCCGTATCGGGTCCGATTGGATTTGTGGGACTGGTCATCCCCCATCTTGCCCGTTTGTTGACAAAGGCGGATTATCAGTGGCTGATTCCAGTCAGCGCCTTATTAGGAGCAATTTTGATGATCAGCGCCGATACAGCGGGAAGAACCGCCGCGGCGCCAATCGAAATCCCAGTCGGCATCCTGACGGCATTCCTTGGTGCCCCGTACTTTCTCTTTCTGCTTCGACGAGCAAAATTATAATGAAAAGGGGATCAGTATGGATTGGAAAAAATGGATGGTTTCTAGTTTCGCAGCAGTCAGTTTAGCCATAGCGGGGGCGGCGGAGTCTGAAGTGTATGCGGCGAAACCGGCCAAGCTTGCTATTGAAAGTGCGCAGCCGGTGAATGCTTCATCTGTGAAAGAGTATATCGTAAAAGGAAAAGGGTTCAAGGGAGCGAAGATTAAAATTGTGATCACGGATGGAAAAGCATCTGTCACTCATTACACTGTTGTTCAAAAGAGCGGATCGTTTGAAGCACCGGTTAACGTATCGACATTACGAGATGGGACGTTAACGGTGTCTGTCACGCAAATCATCAAGGGGCAGAAGCATAGCCGCGTACGAAAAAAGATTATCAAGGATACGAAGGCGCCTTCCGTTCCAGTGATCACGAATAAAGGATGGATCAATGCCAAACAGCAGAACGCTTATGCTGTCCAAGGAACAGCAGAACCCCACAGCGCTGTGCAAGTTTTGTTGAGCGATGGAAAACAGCGCATCATCAAAACGGTGCGTACGGACGGCAAAGGGCGATTCCGGGCGGTGATCGATGCAAGAAAGTTGGCGGAAGGAGAGATTACGGTCTCCGCGGTTAGTGTGGATTCGGCAGGAAACCGAAGCGGCGAATCGAAAAAAGTGCTTCAGAAAGATGTGAGCATAGAGGCCCCTGAGCTGTTGAATGAAGGATATATCAATGCTTTCAACTATGAAGCTTATCCAGTAACAGGGACAGGAACGCCTGGAGAGAAAGTGGTGGTGGAGGCTGCTGATGGAAAAAAATCCGTCTCAGCAAGCGGACTTGTGGATGAAGATGGGAATTATGAAGTAGAGATCAATACTTCTTCTCTGAAGGACGGGAAGGTCACGATCCGTGTGAAAACGATGGATCAGGCGGGAAATGAAAGCCGCGTGGCAAGTGTCGTCCTCATCAAATCTTTGACTTCTCCTGCCAAGCCGTCTATTGATAATAAAGGATATGTGAACGCCAGTGAAGATGCAACTGCTTATGAGGTGACGGGCAAGGGAGAGCCAGGGGCGGAAGTGGAGGTCACTTTGTCCGATGGAACGAATGAAATCAGCACAGTCGGTACGGTAGAAGAAAACGGGAGATACCGTGTAGAAGCTGATATTTCCCCGTTAAGCGATGGATTGATTACCATTACAGCCGTTCAAACGAGTGCAACGGGCAATGTAAGCCCCGAGGCAACCGCGACGGTTTGGAAGGATACAGCTGTTGCCGCTCCATCATTGAACGCCCTCCCAGCCGTTACGAATCAAAATCAAGCGGCATATACGATCGCAGGAAAGGCAGAAAGCAACGCATCGGTGCAAATCATCATTACGGATGGACAAAAATCTCTTGTTGAACGGACATCGGCGGACTCGAATGGGAATTTTTCGAAGACGATCGATTTGTCTGCGTTCAACAATGGCCAGCTGGTGATCATTGCGACACAAGAAGACAAAGCGCAAAACCATAGTGAAGCGACCACAGCGACGGTGACGAAAGGGCAATAAGAAGGACCTGTCGGCCGAGCCTTTCTTTGAAGCGGGATGCTTCAAAGAGGGTTCGGCCGATTTTTTTATGAGTAGAAATGTTTCATAAGTATAGGGCATAATCGTTGTAACATGTGGGGCTCTTAGAAGGCTGGTGGTTTAAGGGGAAATGTTGCTCCCCAACAGCGTTTCTCAAGTTGAAAAACCTTGCAACACCATAACTTTATCCCTTTCGACTTCTCGCAAATCGAGCGAATCCGTTGTTTTTCACCTATTTTCTAGAAGGACGGCAAAAAATGATTATGCTTGCCAAATCGATGGAGTTCGTCGGGAAACAAGAGCCGATTTTACAAGACTGCTCAATTTGAGAAGAGCCGGTTTTGAACTGCTTTTTCTCATTAAATCACCGGCCTTCTAGGCGGTGCGGCGCTTTTTTGAGTCAAAGAGGTGTTGGGGGGCGTTTGGAGAAAGGCGCGGCGTCCTCTAGCCGCGCGCCGCTACGAACGCTCACTGAAGGCGATTTGGATGGCGATTAGGGCGAACAGGGCGCCTTTTAGCCAATTGATCTGCTTGGAGATTCGTTTGTTCGACAGCAACAGATGGCGCAGTTTTTCCGCGCCGATGCTTACGAAGGTGAAGACAATGAGCGCCTGCACGAGAAAGACGGCGCCTAACAGCAGCATTTGCCGCGGCGCATGGCCGGCTGTTTCGTTCACGAACTGCGGCAAGAGCGCCAAAAAGAAGAGTGACACTTTCGGATTGAGCACGTTCATGACAATGCCTTTTTTGTACAGCAAGGCGTATGCCATCGGCTTCTGCCGCCCAAAGGAGAGGCCGCTGTCTTTTTCGCGGAACGCCTGCCATGCCAAGTACAGCAAATAGGCGGCGCCGGCGTACTTGACGATGACAAACGCCAACGCTGACTGATAAATAACAGCGGAGACGCCGAGCACAGCGGCGCTGATATGGACAAGCAGGCCGGTGCACAGCCCGAGCGCGGTGGCGATGCCCGCCTGTTTGCCTTGGGACAGGCTTTGGGCGATGACGAACAAAATGTCGGGACCTGGCGCTAACGTAAGCAAAACGGCGACGCCTAAAAACGAGAAGATCGTTCCGATTTCCATGAGGCATCCCTTCCTTCGGCATGATGACTGTATATGTTCGCCGCGGATCGTATGGATTCCTTTTTGTTTGAAAGGGAAAATGGACAAACGAAAAAGCCGCCCATGCCATTAGAAAGCAGAGGCGGCATTTCCTATTCATGGGAAGCTTTTTTCTCCAAAAACGCCCGGCCATAGCGGCCATGGTCATGGAGCATGGCGTGCTCCACCTGGATGGTGGCGTGCTCGATTCCGTATTTTTCCTTCAACATTTCATTCACTGCCAAGATGACGCATAGCGGCTGGATGCGTTCGTTGACAAACACATGAGCCGACAGCGAGTAATGGTCGGTCGAGATGGCCCATAAGTGCATATCGTGCACGTCTTCGACCCCTTCGATCTTTCGAATATCGGCGCGGATTTGTTCGAGGTCGAACCCATCTGGCACGGCTTCCATTAAGATGAGATACGATTCGCGCATAATTTTCGCCCCGCCCGTGAAAATGATGGCGGCGATCACTAAGCTGATGATCGGGTCGAACACCGTCCAGCCGGTGAAATAAATGAGCAGCGCGGAAACGATGACGCCGATCGAGCTGATCAAGTCGCCGATGAAATGCCAAAGGGCGCTCTGAACGTTTAAGTTGTCTTCCTCTTTCGTGCTCCGGCTTAAGACGATGGTCAACGTCAAGTTGACGACGAGGCCGATTGCGGCGATCCCGAGCATGAGGCGAAAGTGGATCGGTTCCGGATGGAGAAAACGCTGAATGCCTTCCCATAAAATCCACAGCGCAATGACGGCCAACGTCAGCCCGTTCAAAAACGATGTGATGATTTCAAACCGCAAAAAGCCGAACGTAAACCGACGATTCGGCGGGCGCGTCGCCATGTAGAGGGCGACCATGCTTAAGCCAAGCGCCAATACATCGGATGCCATATGGGCCGAATCGGACAAGAGGGCGAGTGAGTTGGACAGCACCCCGCCGATGATTTCGACGGCGGTGAAAAACATGGTCAACAAAAGCGTCACCCAGAGCGCTTTTTTCGATTGATTTTGCGTTTTGACGTGCGGGAGATGGTGAAAATCGTACAGTGTTGGAGCCATAATGCACCCCCCGTTATTTTTATAATAATTATCAATTTATATATATTATAATATAAAAATCCGCCTGTGTGCAAATGAAATTTCGACAGCCGGAAACAGCGGTTGTTGGAATTTGTCTAAAAATATAGACGAAGCATTCAAGGAATGAAGCGTTCTGTTGGCGAATAGGAATCAATGTTGTGCATGGCCATCATTTTGCTTCGGAAAGGATGCGATCCAGCTTGATTGCGGCGAATCCGACAGATTTAGAAGTGTATTTGTTTCATGAAGGACGTTTGTATCAAAGTTATGAGCTGTTCGGCGCTCATGTCATCCGCGACGGCGGAGCGGTCGGCACTCGCTTTTGCGTGTGGGCGCCCCATGCGCGGGAAGTCCGTCTTGTCGGCAGCTTCAACGGCTGGGACGGGGCGAAATTCCGCCTCACAAAAGTGAACGATGAAGGAGTATGGACGATCGTTGTTCCAGAAAACTTGGAAGGGCATCTCTATAAATATGAGATCATCACACCGGATGGCCGTGTTCTGTTGAAAGCGGACCCGTACGCCTTTTACTCCGAATTGCGTCCTCATACCGCCTCGATTGTCTACGATTTGAAAGGATACGAGTGGAACGATCAGCCTTGGCAGCGAAAGAAGCGGCGGAAACGGATTTACGACCAGCCGATGGTCATTTATGAACTTCATTTCGGTTCATGGAAGAAGAAACCGGATGGCTGCTTTTATACGTACCGTGAGATGGCCGACGAACTCATTCCGTACGTGCTGGAGCGCGGATTTACGCACATTGAGCTGCTTCCGCTTGGCGAGCATCCGCTCGATCGTTCGTGGGGATATCAAGGGACCGGCTATTATTCGGTGACAAGCCGCTATGGCACGCCGCACGATTTCATGTATTTCGTCGACCGCTGCCATCAGGCTGGGCTTGGCGTCATCATCGACTGGGCGCCGGGGCATTTTTGCAAGGACGCCCACGGGCTGTACATGTTTGACGGCGCGCCGACGTATGAATACGCGAATGAAAAAGACCGTGAAAATTACGTCTGGGGGACGGCGAATTTTGACTTGGGCAAGCTGGAAGTGCGCAGTTTTCTAATCTCCAATGCGTTGTTTTGGATGAAGTATTACCATATTGACGGGTTTCGCGTCGATGCGGTCGCCAATATGCTTTATTGGCCGAACAATGACCAACTGTACGAAAATCCGTATGCGGTCGAGTTTTTGCGCCAGTTGAATGAGGCGGTGTTTGCCTATGACCCGAACATCTTGATGATCGCTGAAGATTCGACCGACTGGTCTCGGGTGACCGCGCCGACGTACGATGGCGGCCTTGGGTTTAACTACAAGTGGAACATGGGCTGGATGAACGACATGCTCAAGTATATGGAAACGCCGCCGCATGAGCGGAAATACGTCCATAACCAAGTCAGTTTTTCCCTCCTTTATGCGTATTCGGAAAATTTCATTTTGCCATTTTCTCATGATGAGGTCGTGCATGGCAAAAAATCGCTGCTCAATAAAATGCCGGGGTCGTACGAAGAGAAGTTCGCCCAGCTGCGCCTATTGTATGGCTACATGATGGCCCACCCTGGGAAAAAGCTGCTGTTTATGGGCAGTGAGTTTGCCCAGTTTGATGAATGGAAGTTTGAGGGAGAGCTCGACTGGGGGCTGTTCGATTTTGAATTGCACCGGAAAATGGCCGAATATGTGAAGCTGCTGATCGCCTGCTATAAACGGTATAAGCCGTTTTACGAACTCGACCACGACCCGCGCGGGTTTGAATGGATCGACGTGCACAACGCCGAACAAAGCA is a window of Geobacillus kaustophilus DNA encoding:
- a CDS encoding YobA family protein, whose product is MKKRLVFIAAVWTVWLAGCNGQTDRYAIEGYVVRKEGGSILVVSSDPQDFRSTGGIEEFYNAILVSNAPARVKIGQKVRVWIDEGIAESYPGQGKAGKVLVVPSAPRDGASLLEEEVIRQALKKEAIGLQHMIPVIRAVQYDKQADTWTLRVKDAHGRTEFDVRIKDG
- a CDS encoding NAD(P)/FAD-dependent oxidoreductase, which produces MNLQSGIFYWPTTFTNPPSYPVLEEDIDCDVLIIGAGTSGAQCAYFLSDTDLDVVVVEKRKAGHGSTAVNTALIQYLGEKMFFELINSFGETYAARHVKLCEQAIRDLADAARKLPLDCEFVSRDSLYYASSPEDVSKLEKEYAALQKHGFAIEWWPEEQIARHYPFRKPAALLTKGDSEVNPYKLTIGLLEYAKRRGVAIYEQTEINGKKLEKDQAVFYTKTGAVIRARAVIVAAGYETLDFKKDPNAVLSSTYAVVTNQVEDFSSWHNRTLIWETARPYIYMRTTADNRIIIGGLDEDTTYADERDAKLIHKRDQLIAEFQQRFPTIPVRAEFYLGAYYAGTHDGLPIIGVYDEYPNCYFVYAYGDNGAVYSMALAKCLRDWIAAGQSGDAQLYLPDRPLVSALSS
- a CDS encoding ABC transporter substrate-binding protein, translated to MLQKKWTSLLAMLMALFVLLGPLAQPAAPVEAASKTRVFKTELGKLVIKGTPKRIVTLSMAGTDAVVTLGLKPVGYTISNSGTVPTYLRNKLKGVPSVGALSAPSLERIAALKPDLIIIDHEFEFHKAMIPQLKKIAPVAGFRANSYKEAMNQLLVLGDILGRKAKAKSFVNQFYKELKSQQAKLKDKNLRVLGFFVNKDGINVWQENSFSGSIFTALKADYAFKEKGDEYSDFKTVSLERILEIDPDVLFAYTDPGKNDLKKVKANPIWSQLKAVKKKRVVEVNRDLWSRSRGPLAAKLIVKEAASILKRYQ
- a CDS encoding FecCD family ABC transporter permease; the encoded protein is MSSLAYGKRAIWISSLLVLGIILLIIVSLVSGPFFVPVREVIDVLLEDDGSKSRTVVWDLRFPRALLAVLIGANLAVAGAMMQCLTKNPMAEPKIMGVSAGGAVVVVIIEYFFAGLPLLFFSPLVFLGAAVGGALVYSLSLKRGALSPVRLTLAGVAVSAFLHAITVGILVLLGQDAAAVYAWLAGGLNGLTWRHLSMIAPWSLACLLISIMIASKMDLLELGDDAAKGLGVHVGILKTVMAVIIIILAGSAVSVSGVIGFIGLIIPHIVRKMVGVNYKYIIPVGALCGGMLLLTADLLARLVAQPIELPVGVFTAAVGCPYFLYLIRKQGEWNA
- a CDS encoding FecCD family ABC transporter permease — its product is MRKRYVGLVACLALLLIIIVPLGACFGDVKIPVSQVWEAFFNRKSSLNGEIVWEYRLPRILVGLFVGANLAVSGALLQAVTQNPLAAPNVIGMTAGASLFAVLALLIIPHFPISGLPFVTFFGALAAGLCVYAFAWKKGMDKGRFALSGIAFDALFQAAVAGILVFATKGIDAAVIWLAGSLWGRTWEHVFLIAPWSVVGLGLAYLCYRCMNVLQLHDDVAASLGLRVQAARFLIFLIAVGLCGSAVAVSGPIGFVGLVIPHLARLLTKADYQWLIPVSALLGAILMISADTAGRTAAAPIEIPVGILTAFLGAPYFLFLLRRAKL
- a CDS encoding Ig-like domain-containing protein; this translates as MDWKKWMVSSFAAVSLAIAGAAESEVYAAKPAKLAIESAQPVNASSVKEYIVKGKGFKGAKIKIVITDGKASVTHYTVVQKSGSFEAPVNVSTLRDGTLTVSVTQIIKGQKHSRVRKKIIKDTKAPSVPVITNKGWINAKQQNAYAVQGTAEPHSAVQVLLSDGKQRIIKTVRTDGKGRFRAVIDARKLAEGEITVSAVSVDSAGNRSGESKKVLQKDVSIEAPELLNEGYINAFNYEAYPVTGTGTPGEKVVVEAADGKKSVSASGLVDEDGNYEVEINTSSLKDGKVTIRVKTMDQAGNESRVASVVLIKSLTSPAKPSIDNKGYVNASEDATAYEVTGKGEPGAEVEVTLSDGTNEISTVGTVEENGRYRVEADISPLSDGLITITAVQTSATGNVSPEATATVWKDTAVAAPSLNALPAVTNQNQAAYTIAGKAESNASVQIIITDGQKSLVERTSADSNGNFSKTIDLSAFNNGQLVIIATQEDKAQNHSEATTATVTKGQ
- a CDS encoding LysE family translocator encodes the protein MEIGTIFSFLGVAVLLTLAPGPDILFVIAQSLSQGKQAGIATALGLCTGLLVHISAAVLGVSAVIYQSALAFVIVKYAGAAYLLYLAWQAFREKDSGLSFGRQKPMAYALLYKKGIVMNVLNPKVSLFFLALLPQFVNETAGHAPRQMLLLGAVFLVQALIVFTFVSIGAEKLRHLLLSNKRISKQINWLKGALFALIAIQIAFSERS
- a CDS encoding cation diffusion facilitator family transporter, giving the protein MAPTLYDFHHLPHVKTQNQSKKALWVTLLLTMFFTAVEIIGGVLSNSLALLSDSAHMASDVLALGLSMVALYMATRPPNRRFTFGFLRFEIITSFLNGLTLAVIALWILWEGIQRFLHPEPIHFRLMLGIAAIGLVVNLTLTIVLSRSTKEEDNLNVQSALWHFIGDLISSIGVIVSALLIYFTGWTVFDPIISLVIAAIIFTGGAKIMRESYLILMEAVPDGFDLEQIRADIRKIEGVEDVHDMHLWAISTDHYSLSAHVFVNERIQPLCVILAVNEMLKEKYGIEHATIQVEHAMLHDHGRYGRAFLEKKASHE
- the glgB gene encoding 1,4-alpha-glucan branching enzyme; amino-acid sequence: MRSSLIAANPTDLEVYLFHEGRLYQSYELFGAHVIRDGGAVGTRFCVWAPHAREVRLVGSFNGWDGAKFRLTKVNDEGVWTIVVPENLEGHLYKYEIITPDGRVLLKADPYAFYSELRPHTASIVYDLKGYEWNDQPWQRKKRRKRIYDQPMVIYELHFGSWKKKPDGCFYTYREMADELIPYVLERGFTHIELLPLGEHPLDRSWGYQGTGYYSVTSRYGTPHDFMYFVDRCHQAGLGVIIDWAPGHFCKDAHGLYMFDGAPTYEYANEKDRENYVWGTANFDLGKLEVRSFLISNALFWMKYYHIDGFRVDAVANMLYWPNNDQLYENPYAVEFLRQLNEAVFAYDPNILMIAEDSTDWSRVTAPTYDGGLGFNYKWNMGWMNDMLKYMETPPHERKYVHNQVSFSLLYAYSENFILPFSHDEVVHGKKSLLNKMPGSYEEKFAQLRLLYGYMMAHPGKKLLFMGSEFAQFDEWKFEGELDWGLFDFELHRKMAEYVKLLIACYKRYKPFYELDHDPRGFEWIDVHNAEQSIFSFIRRGKKEGDVLVIVCNFTNQAYDDYKVGVPLLAPYREVLNSDAAEFGGSGHVNRKRLSAFNEPFHGKPYHVRMTIPLFGISILRPVQKRGERKKNEEDVHRHVIGRWARKPSSLADDKHRETGRAVRREVPHH